One part of the Dioscorea cayenensis subsp. rotundata cultivar TDr96_F1 chromosome 2, TDr96_F1_v2_PseudoChromosome.rev07_lg8_w22 25.fasta, whole genome shotgun sequence genome encodes these proteins:
- the LOC120269152 gene encoding uncharacterized protein LOC120269152 has product MRRGGGGGGDRYRNPCLTMHQPWASLLVHGIKRIEGRSWPAPINGRIWIHAAAKVPEPDTIKVMEDFYREIYAVNGIIDIKFPDHYPVSRLLGCVEVVGCVKSEELVCWDEVPESVRFEGLTQFCWLCENPQKLLVPFEMRGYQGVYNLEKKIYDAAIRGLRPVKGPLPVKFPLPDISNPLSLKPGSLPSCKTGSKLSEPGHSCSVSVAIAGAKAAATQFSKKDQSQSNHEIRKHNDQKLDMNYPSGTRHILPQEMDTRMSSLTNDSVPAKNSLDQQAHIEVGGNSRSYTLEANSRSSSHPGAPSHKLFAAALKGLSSK; this is encoded by the exons ATGAGAAGGGGCGGAGGCGGTGGCGGAGATCGGTATAGGAATCCATGCCTGACGATGCACCAGCCATGGGCATCCCTCCTTGTCCATGGCATCAAGCGCATCGAAGGCCGATCTTGGCCTGCTCCCATCAATG GTCGGATCTGGATTCATGCTGCGGCGAAGGTCCCGGAACCGGATACCATCAAGGTGATGGAGGATTTCTACAGAGAGATTTATGCGGTGAATGGGATCATTGACATTAAGTTTCCTGATCACTATCCAGTTTCCAGGCTCTTAG GGTGTGTTGAAGTGGTTGGTTGTGTGAAGAGTGAAGAGCTGGTATGCTGGGATGAAGTACCAGAATCG GTGAGGTTCGAAGGTTTGACGCAGTTTTGCTGGCTCTGTGAAAATCCACAG AAACTGCTTGTACCTTTTGAAATGCGGGGCTATCAAGGGGTTTATAACTTGGAGAAAAAG ATTTACGATGCTGCAATCAGAGGCCTACGTCCAGTGAAAGGCCCCCTACCAGTGAAGTTTCCACTTCCAGATATTTCAAACCCATTGTCATTGAAGCCTGGATCACTTCCATCATGCAAAACTGGCTCTAAATTATCAGAACCGGGGCACTCATGTAGTGTTAGTGTGGCTATAGCCGGTGCCAAAGCTGCAGCTACACAGTTTTCAAAGAAAGATCAGAGTCAAAGCAATCATGAAATCCGCAAGCATAATGATCAAAAGCTCGATATGAATTATCCTTCTGGAACCCGCCATATTCTACCTCAGGAAATGGATACAAGGATGTCCAGTTTGACAAATGATAGTGTGCCTGCCAAGAACTCCCTTGATCAGCAAGCTCACATAGAAGTTGGGGGAAACAGCAGAAGTTATACACTGGAAGCTAACAGTCGTAGTAGCTCGCATCCTGGGGCACCTTCGCATAAG cTTTTTGCAGCAGCACTGAAAGGACTAAGTTCAAAATAA